The Coffea arabica cultivar ET-39 chromosome 1e, Coffea Arabica ET-39 HiFi, whole genome shotgun sequence genome has a window encoding:
- the LOC113704463 gene encoding THO complex subunit 7A, whose product MLVKGRKVAGKGEAVAAHYAFGPLEDDIIIKHRLLTRTTTTRGEPPLKKLQKKFTAFALEVEKEGDNYGDCERLAKAFLQELNTFEIPLLKSKAVIDANVREKENFNELKDDINKQILQAQDDIEDLKKQLEASKIERQHKEECEAIRRLIALQPPRSETQKVISELEREIELLEAENTAGSRTLELRKKQFALLLHVVDELQNTIEEEQRSLVEEMRMVIDEHKNGVEDANGGPEAMTVD is encoded by the exons ATGTTGGTTAAGGGCAGGAAAGTTGCTGGTAAAGGAGAGGCAGTGGCAGCACATTATGCTTTTGGCCCGCTTGAAGATGATATTATTATAAAGCATAGGCTTTTAACTCGTACGACAACTACAAGGGGTGAACCACCATTGaagaaattacaaaaaaaatttacagcTTTTGCTTTGGAGGTTGAGAAGGAGGGGGATAACTATGGTGATTGTGAGAGACTTGCGAAAGCATTTTTGCAGGAGTTAAATACTTTTGAGATACCTTTGCTGAAGAGTAAAGCGGTTATAGATGCAAATGTTAGGGAGAAGGAGAATTTTAATGAGTTGAAAGATGATATAAACAAGCAGATTTTGCAAGCGCAAGATGATATTGAGGATTTGAAGAAGCAGCTTGAAGCGAGTAAGATTGAGAGGCAGCATAAAGAGGAGTGTGAGGCAATTAGGAGGTTGATTGCTTTGCAACCACCAAGGTCAGAAACTCAGAAGGTCATCTCAGAGCTGGAGAGAGAGATTGAGTTATTGGAGGCGGAGAACACTGCTGGTTCAAGGACGCTGGAGCTTCGGAAAAAGCAATTTGCACTTCTACTGCATGTG GTGGATGAGCTCCAAAACACGATAGAGGAAGAGCAGCGTAGTTTGGTTGAGGAGATGCGAATGGTAATTGATGAGCATAAGAATGGGGTGGAGGATGCTAATGGCGGTCCTGAAGCCATGACTGTAGACTAG
- the LOC113704453 gene encoding probable E3 ubiquitin-protein ligase RHC1A, with product MSSQRNTHWCYQCSQPVQLQSGNLVCPYCDGGFVQELNEVRSNNFRDVEELSQHFRARRDRDSEDRFVEPFSGPGFEIMDALDAFVRQRMVSGNTNFDIRSRSGMVPEHNMAFRRGPWLIFRQGPVHASNNDALDLLFNGSPRMGQRNFRDIFMGPGLEELIEQLALHDRQGPAPAPRSAIDAMPTIKITQRHLNIDTHCPVCKDKFELGTEARQIPCNHIYHSDCIVPWLVQHNSCPVCRDELPSMGSGSSRTNRSSRNVNPSNGRGSNNGNGGENQGRRNPFSFLWPFRSSNQSSQNFDEAGATSSTTMNEENNNRSYYPGWRFNY from the coding sequence ATGTCGAGTCAAAGAAACACACACTGGTGCTACCAATGCAGTCAACCAGTTCAGCTTCAAAGTGGTAATCTTGTATGTCCGTATTGCGATGGAGGTTTTGTTCAAGAACTTAATGAGGTCAGAAGCAATAATTTCCGCGATGTAGAAGAACTTAGTCAGCATTTTAGAGCTCGAAGAGATAGAGATTCTGAGGATAGATTTGTGGAACCTTTTTCAGGTCCTGGATTTGAAATTATGGATGCACTTGATGCTTTTGTAAGGCAGAGAATGGTAAGTGGGAATACCAATTTTGATATTAGATCAAGATCAGGTATGGTCCCTGAACATAATATGGCTTTTCGTCGTGGTCCATGGTTGATATTCCGTCAAGGTCCTGTTCATGCTTCCAATAATGATGCTCTTGATTTGCTATTCAATGGTAGTCCACGGATGGGGCAGCGTAATTTTCGTGATATTTTTATGGGACCTGGACTGGAAGAGTTAATTGAACAACTCGCCTTGCATGACAGGCAGGGTCCAGCTCCTGCTCCTCGTTCCGCTATTGATGCGATGCCTACAATTAAGATCACTCAAAGGCATCTTAACATCGACACCCATTGCCCCGTATGTAAAGACAAGTTTGAACTTGGTACTGAAGCGAGGCAGATTCCCTGTAACCATATCTACCATTCTGACTGCATTGTTCCGTGGTTGGTTCAACACAATTCTTGCCCAGTCTGTCGTGATGAGCTTCCTTCAATGGGTTCTGGAAGTTCTCGTACTAATAGGAGTTCAAGGAATGTTAACCCAAGCAACGGTAGAGGGAGCAACAACGGTAATGGTGGGGAGAATCAGGGAAGGAGGAATCCATTCTCGTTCTTGTGGCCATTTCGTTCATCAAACCAAAGCAGTCAGAACTTTGATGAAGCAGGAGCAACTAGCTCAACCACTATGAATGAAGAGAACAACAATAGGTCATATTACCCTGGATGGCGTTTTAATTATTGA
- the LOC113694663 gene encoding putative late blight resistance protein homolog R1A-10: protein MQTLLLINDELKIHAQLVKAEIRKIYDKVLKSSPFTFAKTPTLGFIDFLLKALDDLRTCRADLIAYVKNETETVRSELIFLRSFLRKTLEHCKKVEEFEDLENRVVAAAYEAEYVIDLVAPGDGPLWYHVLWLSDVIEKFKHLRPRVTDIYDAKMHEKTVHRIAKPSNNELSRDYQFVDEEVVGFKDEAEKLIDRLQRGSKELDVISITGNGIVLLNDKVWEMSIDDLAEALSRSLKGRMYFIVLDDIWNPQAWHDLRNSFPDDHNGSRIVFTSRVHDIALLANPGGSPHHLRSFTEEESWELFQKNVFQQKICPPELCNVGKKIAIECRGLPLSVVLVAGLLRKITMTEDHWNEIAESVSKHIGGGKALDTLEMSYRHLPGHLKPCFLYFGMFPEDREISVRRLIWLWIAEGFVRTTEMKSLEDLAEGFLMDLIGRSLVMVSKTRSNGGVKACQVHDLCANSMLENLKSQARKFLDVAEKTSKTGKLPNLEVLKLYGSAFQGKEWVVEDGEFLNLKFLELDRVDIVFWNASDYPFPSLLRLLVKECWQLDGVPSSLGDITTLEMIEVHWCSCSAEKSVKQIQEEQNEMGN, encoded by the exons atGCAAACGCTTTTACTGATCAATGATGAGCTGAAGATTCATGCACAACTTGTGAAGGCTGAGATCAGAAAAATTTATGACAAAGTTCTGAAGTCATCACCATTTACTTTTGCCAAGACTCCTACTTTGGGGTTCATCGATTTTTTATTAAAAGCCTTAGATGACCTGCGGACATGTAGGGCTGATCTGATTGCTTATGTGAAAAATGAGACTGAAACAGTACGGAGTGAGCTGATATTCTTGAGATCATTCCTCAGAAAGACACTAGAGCACTGCAAGAAGGTTGAAGAATTTGAAGATCTAGAGAATCGTGTTGTAGCTGCAGCATATGAGGCAGAATATGTCATTGATTTAGTCGCTCCAGGTGATGGCCCTCTCTGGTATCATGTGTTGTGGTTATCGGATGTCATAGAAAAGTTTAAGCATTTGAGGCCACGAGTAACAGATATCTATGATGCAAAGATGCACGAGAAAACTGTTCACAGAATTGCGAAGCCTTCTAATAATGAATTATCACGAGATTATCAATTTGTTGATGAAGAGGTGGTGGGCTTCAAAGATGAGGCAGAAAAGTTAATAGACCGGCTTCAAAGAGGTTCGAAAGAACTGGATGTTATCTCCATCACTG GTAATGGAATTGTTTTGCTTAATGACAAAGTTTGGGAAATGAGCATTGATGATTTGGCTGAAGCCCTGTCCAGAAGTCTTAAAGGAAGGATGTATTTCATTGTCTTGGATGACATATGGAACCCTCAGGCGTGGCATGACTTAAGAAACTCTTTCCCAGATGATCATAATGGAAGCCGAATTGTATTCACAAGTCGAGTCCATGACATTGCTTTATTAGCAAACCCTGGTGGTTCCCCACATCATCTTCGCTCATTTACTGAAGAAGAAAGTTGGGAATTATTTCAGAAAAACGTGTTCCAACAAAAGATCTGCCCTCCAGAACTATGTAAtgttggaaagaaaattgcaatAGAGTGTAGAGGATTGCCTCTTTCAGTTGTTCTGGTAGCTGGACTTCTCAGGAAAATAACAATGACTGAAGATCATTGGAATGAAATTGCAGAAAGTGTAAGCAAACATATTGGAGGAGGAAAGGCTTTGGACACATTGGAAATGAGTTACAGGCATTTACCAGGTCATTTGAAACCATGCTTTCTTTATTTTGGGATGTTTCCAGAGGACAGAGAAATTTCTGTCAGGAGATTAATATGGTTGTGGATAGCTGAAGGATTTGTAAGAACAACAGAGATGAAAAGCTTGGAAGATCTAGCAGAGGGTTTCCTGATGGATCTAATTGGTCGAAGCCTGGTAATGGTTTCGAAAACTAGAAGCAATGGAGGGGTCAAAGCATGCCAAGTTCATGACCTTTGCGCAAATTCTATGTTGGAAAACCTAAAAAGCCAagcaagaaaatttcttgatgTTGCTGAAA AAACTTCAAAGACAGGTAAACTACCCAACCTTGAGGTCCTTAAACTCTATGGATCAGCCTTCCAGGGCAAAGAATGGGTGGTAGAGGATGGAGAATTCCTCAATCTCAAATTCCTGGAATTGGACAGGGTGGACATTGTCTTCTGGAATGCTTCTGATTACCCTTTCCCTAGTTTGCTGCGGTTGTTAGTAAAAGAATGCTGGCAACTCGACGGGGTCCCATCTAGCTTAGGAGATATAACAACACTAGAAATGATTGAGGTGCACTGGTGTAGCTGCTCTGCTGAGAAATCAGTAAAGCAAATTCAGGAAGAACAAAATGAGATGGGAAATTAA
- the LOC113704446 gene encoding magnesium transporter MRS2-3, which yields MRGPPPKYGTIPPEDDGGGGGESLRPITPANPGGASVGVGGIRKKAAGVRQWLLLDSSGQTQVVEAGKHAIMRRTGLPARDLRILDPLLSYPSTVLGREKAIVINLEHIKAIITAQEVLLNSQGPSVTSFTEELQRRILRHHQAKSQEAGGNGNDVDWSNLYDLEEPQTRNVSFPNKDEEGRTEGKQQNAENRDGLKLLPFEFVALEACLEAACSVLDNEARTLEQEAHPALDKLTTKISTLNLERVRQIKSRLVAITGRVQKVRDELEHLLDDDEDMAEMYLTEKLEQQQLDDSSVSSINEQDELDDEANQQDIDERTRANISYEGNGGPTSYDAGLQNMDNTREQLIAAARTLSKDSRGTRTSTTQSAISKQLDVEELEMLLEAYFVQIDGTLNKLSTLREYVDDTEDYINIMLDDKQNHLLQMGVMLTTATLVVSAFVVVAGIFGMNIHIELFDDDKAGMPQFLWTVGGGTTGTIFLYVIAMIWYKQRRLIE from the exons ATGAGGGGCCCTCCACCAAAGTACGGGACAATCCCGCCGGAAGACGACGGCGGTGGCGGCGGCGAATCTCTCCGGCCTATCACCCCTGCCAACCCAGGCGGCGCAAGCGTCGGGGTTGGTGGCATCCGCAAGAAGGCTGCTGGGGTCCGACAATGGCTACTATTGGACTCGAGCGGCCAAACCCAAGTGGTGGAGGCCGGAAAACACGCCATCATGCGGCGGACGGGGCTTCCGGCGCGGGATCTCCGGATACTTGATCCATTGCTCTCCTACCCCTCCACCGTATTGGGCCGTGAAAAGGCAATTGTTATCAATCTGGAGCACATAAAAGCCATCATCACTGCCCAAGAAGTCCTCCTCAATTCCCAAGGCCCCTCTGTCACCTCTTTCACTGAAGAGCTTCAACGCAGAATCTTGCGTCATCACCAAGCCAAATCCCAG GAAGCTGGAGGTAATGGTAATGATGTGGATTGGTCAAACTTGTATGATTTGGAAGAGCCACAGACGAGGAATGTTAGCTTCCCGAATAAGGACGAAGAGGGTAGGACAGAAGGGAAGCAACAAAATGCAGAAAATCGAGATGGACTGAAGCTACTTCCATTTGAGTTTGTTGCATTGGAGGCGTGCCTTGAGGCTGCTTGCAGTGTCTTGGACAATGAA GCAAGGACATTGGAGCAAGAAGCTCATCCTGCACTGGATAagttgacaacaaaaattagtaCTCTCAATTTGGAAAGAGTTCGTCAAATTAAGAGTCGCTTGGTTGCAATAACTGGACGTGTTCAAAAG GTCAGGGATGAGTTGGAGCATCTACTAGATGACGATGAAGATATGGCTGAGATGTATCTGACTGAAAAGCTTGAGCAACAGCAGCTTGATGATTCCTCTGTTTCTTCTATAAATGAGCAAGATGAATTGGATGATGAAGCTAATCAACAGGATATTGACGAAAG GACTCGTGCTAACATTTCATATGAAGGTAATGGGGGTCCCACCAGTTATGATGCTGGTCTTCAGAATATGGACAATACCCGGGAGCAGTTGATTGCTGCTGCTCGGACGCTTAGCAAAGATAGTCGTGGGACACGTACCAGTACAACTCAAAGTGCTATAAGCAAGCAACTTGATGTGGAAGAACTTGAAATGCTTCTGGAAGCATACTTTGTCCAGATTGATGGCACGCTGAATAAACTCTCCACG TTGAGGGAGTATGTAGATGATACTGAAGACTACATCAACATCATGCTGGATGACAAACAAAACCATCTCCTGCAAATGGGGGTCATGTTGACAACTGCAACCCTGGTGGTTAGTGCTTTTGTTGTCGTGGCTGGGATCTTTGGCATGAACATCCATATTGAATTGTTTGACGATGACAAGGCTGGGATGCCACAATTTCTATGGACGGTAGGCGGTGGCACTACTGGTACCATATTCCTGTATGTGATTGCAATGATCTGGTACAAGCAGAGACGCTTGATAGAGTGA